From Bacteroidota bacterium, the proteins below share one genomic window:
- a CDS encoding oligosaccharide flippase family protein — protein sequence MRDKIKSLSKDTLIYGTSTVIQRFLAFILVPLYTNIFSPSEFGIQANLFAYIAILNVFFSIGFESGYFKFASTLEIGDKKDNFSLPYFSIFINSFILSAVLFIFPVNLAPLFQLAPERAPILLRYSALILFFDAAVLIPFAYLRLRRRAKVFGTLKVLSITINVSLNILFLLVFRWGIEAIFLANAIASGVTFIIFLPLIFKNLTFRFNKQLYKEILKFSIPLIPAGIGANLVQVIDRPILRYLTNEQTVGIYQANYRMGILMMLFCSIYEFAWRPFFLQTAKEPNAKQIFSKIMTLFIFAACVLFLFFSFYIENIVKIPLPFKGYLLGKAYWSGLYIVPIVLAGYLFYGIYINLMAGIYIEKKTKYLPLITGIGAAMNIIVNFALIPKFGITGAAYATLFSYLAMMIGIYMITKKFYKVDYEFSKIYLIFFSTIATFIIYSFTAGTFLHEWYFKILYIVLFFVLIFAFKIITLNDIKSLRGIKKPAKQIVPDEL from the coding sequence ATGCGAGACAAAATTAAATCTTTATCCAAAGACACGCTCATTTACGGCACAAGTACTGTCATTCAAAGATTTCTTGCATTTATTTTAGTCCCGCTTTACACCAATATTTTTTCTCCTTCTGAGTTCGGAATTCAGGCAAATCTTTTTGCTTACATCGCAATTCTTAATGTATTTTTTTCTATAGGATTTGAATCAGGCTACTTTAAATTTGCATCAACACTCGAAATAGGTGATAAGAAAGATAATTTCTCCTTACCATACTTTTCAATTTTTATAAACTCATTCATTCTCAGTGCTGTACTTTTCATTTTCCCTGTAAATCTTGCTCCGCTTTTTCAGTTAGCGCCTGAACGCGCGCCGATATTATTAAGATACTCTGCGCTGATTTTATTCTTTGATGCTGCCGTCTTGATTCCATTTGCTTACCTGAGATTAAGACGTAGAGCAAAAGTCTTCGGTACATTAAAGGTATTAAGCATAACTATTAATGTGAGTCTTAATATACTTTTCCTCTTAGTTTTTCGCTGGGGAATTGAGGCAATTTTTTTAGCTAATGCAATTGCATCGGGCGTAACTTTTATAATCTTTCTTCCTCTTATATTCAAAAATTTAACTTTCAGATTCAACAAACAGCTTTATAAAGAGATTCTTAAATTTTCTATTCCTCTTATTCCCGCAGGTATAGGAGCGAATTTAGTGCAGGTGATTGACAGACCAATCCTTCGATATCTTACCAATGAACAAACTGTGGGTATTTATCAGGCAAATTACCGTATGGGAATTCTGATGATGCTTTTCTGCTCGATATATGAATTTGCATGGAGACCGTTCTTTTTACAAACTGCTAAAGAGCCAAATGCAAAACAGATATTTTCAAAGATAATGACACTCTTTATTTTTGCTGCATGCGTGTTATTTTTATTCTTCAGTTTTTATATAGAGAACATTGTAAAAATTCCTTTACCGTTTAAAGGATATCTGTTGGGTAAAGCATACTGGTCGGGATTATACATTGTTCCCATTGTTCTTGCCGGATATTTATTCTATGGTATATATATAAATCTCATGGCGGGGATTTACATAGAGAAAAAAACAAAATATCTCCCGCTTATTACCGGCATTGGCGCAGCAATGAACATAATTGTAAACTTTGCTCTCATACCTAAATTCGGAATTACCGGCGCTGCTTATGCAACGCTTTTCAGTTACCTTGCAATGATGATTGGCATATATATGATTACAAAAAAGTTCTACAAAGTTGATTACGAGTTCAGTAAAATATATCTGATTTTCTTTTCCACTATAGCTACGTTTATTATTTATTCCTTTACTGCAGGAACGTTTCTCCACGAGTGGTATTTTAAAATTCTTTATATAGTACTATTTTTTGTTTTAATTTTTGCTTTTAAGATAATTACATTAAATGATATTAAAAGTTTAAGAGGTATTAAAAAACCCGCTAAACAAATTGTGCCGGATGAACTTTAA
- the hutH gene encoding histidine ammonia-lyase, with the protein MAKNEYIIDGSNLTVENSISIIRQGLKLKLHPASAKKVNASRKLVEEWIAKDEVIYGITTGFGEFKNVKISVKDINILQHNLVKSHSAGVGNLIPDDVVRLMILFRINSLAKGFSGVRLELLESLIKFFNSGLIPLIPSQGSVGSSGDLSPLSQLALALIGEGKCKLNGRVISSSAALKKCGLKPVQLSAKEGLALINGTQMMTAYVCKSIYDAINLCKLADISGAMSLDAMRGIENAFDKKIHEMRPHAGQTKCASNLRALLKNSEIMKSHDHKVKIQDAYSLRCMPQVHGAVRDTVNYCKGILETEINSVTDNPLIFPETGEYISGGNFHGEPVAFIADFLAIAISELGSICERRTARIVDGSLSGLPRFLTDKGGLHSGLMIAQYTSAALVSENKVLSHPASVDSIPTSANQEDHNSMGSIGARKFFNVTENVKNVIAIEFLCAAQGLDFHLPMKSGAGVNAAYQLIRKKSKHISNDGILNLEIENMKSIILDNNFLPAVEKVTGKL; encoded by the coding sequence ATGGCAAAAAACGAGTATATAATTGACGGCAGTAATCTCACAGTAGAGAATTCAATTTCTATTATTAGACAGGGCTTGAAACTGAAGCTGCACCCGGCTTCGGCAAAAAAAGTAAACGCTTCGCGAAAATTAGTTGAGGAATGGATTGCAAAAGATGAAGTTATCTATGGAATCACAACAGGATTCGGCGAGTTCAAAAACGTAAAAATTTCTGTTAAAGATATAAACATCCTTCAGCATAATCTTGTAAAATCTCATTCGGCGGGAGTCGGGAATTTAATTCCTGATGACGTTGTAAGGCTGATGATTTTATTCAGGATTAATTCTCTGGCTAAAGGATTTTCAGGTGTGCGGTTAGAACTTCTGGAATCGCTCATAAAATTTTTTAATTCAGGTTTAATTCCATTGATACCTTCGCAAGGTTCAGTCGGAAGCTCGGGAGATTTGTCTCCGCTTTCACAGCTTGCTCTTGCATTAATAGGTGAAGGAAAGTGTAAACTTAACGGAAGAGTAATTTCTTCCTCCGCTGCATTAAAAAAATGCGGACTTAAACCTGTTCAGCTTTCTGCTAAGGAAGGTCTTGCTCTTATTAATGGCACGCAGATGATGACAGCCTATGTATGTAAATCAATTTACGATGCAATAAATCTTTGCAAGCTTGCAGATATATCAGGCGCGATGTCACTTGATGCAATGAGAGGAATTGAAAATGCCTTCGATAAAAAAATTCATGAAATGCGTCCGCATGCCGGGCAAACAAAATGCGCATCTAATTTAAGAGCATTACTGAAGAACAGCGAGATAATGAAATCGCATGACCATAAAGTAAAAATTCAGGATGCATATTCGCTTAGATGTATGCCGCAGGTACATGGCGCAGTGAGAGATACTGTTAATTACTGTAAAGGAATTTTAGAGACTGAAATAAATTCAGTTACAGATAATCCTTTGATTTTTCCCGAGACAGGGGAATACATCAGCGGAGGAAATTTTCATGGCGAGCCTGTTGCATTTATTGCAGATTTTCTTGCGATTGCAATATCCGAACTGGGAAGTATTTGTGAAAGAAGAACTGCTAGAATTGTTGACGGCAGCTTAAGCGGTCTTCCAAGATTTTTAACAGATAAAGGCGGCTTACATTCAGGACTTATGATTGCGCAATACACATCAGCCGCGCTTGTAAGTGAAAACAAAGTTTTATCTCATCCTGCATCAGTTGATTCTATCCCCACAAGCGCAAATCAGGAAGACCATAATTCAATGGGTTCTATCGGCGCAAGAAAATTTTTTAATGTAACTGAGAATGTTAAAAATGTAATAGCTATTGAATTTTTATGCGCAGCGCAGGGACTTGATTTCCATCTCCCTATGAAAAGCGGCGCGGGAGTAAATGCAGCATATCAGTTAATAAGAAAAAAATCAAAACATATTTCTAACGACGGCATTTTGAATCTCGAAATTGAAAATATGAAAAGTATTATTCTTGATAACAATTTTTTACCTGCAGTAGAAAAAGTAACCGGTAAATTATAA
- a CDS encoding tyrosine recombinase XerC, which translates to MNFNKYIQEYLSYLKVSLNYSPHTITSYENDLKQFENFLTLTFGKNEFDLNDIELPILKSFVADLFDEDYSNRSISRKISLLKSFFKYLAKKKYIKKNTAATLIFPKLDKKLPSYLTESEAEKLFEPEQTEDRKPLDAAIMELFYSTGIRLSELINLKTSNINFANKTIKVFGKGSKERIVPFGKNAEQSINKYLKIRPVPAEGNSDILFLSSNGTKLYPMQVNRITKKSLEGITELKKKSPHILRHTFASHLLDKGADIRAVKDLLGHESLSTTQVYTHISPEKLKKVYKQSHPRA; encoded by the coding sequence ATGAACTTTAATAAGTACATACAGGAATATCTCAGTTATCTTAAAGTAAGCTTAAATTACTCACCGCATACTATTACCTCCTATGAAAATGATTTAAAGCAGTTTGAAAATTTCCTTACGCTTACATTCGGAAAAAATGAATTTGATTTAAATGATATTGAGCTTCCTATTTTAAAATCATTCGTAGCTGATTTATTCGATGAAGATTATTCAAACCGAAGCATCTCAAGAAAAATCTCATTGCTGAAATCCTTCTTCAAATATCTTGCAAAGAAAAAATATATAAAGAAGAACACTGCCGCGACTCTGATATTCCCCAAGCTTGATAAAAAACTTCCTTCTTATCTTACTGAATCAGAAGCGGAAAAACTTTTTGAGCCCGAACAAACTGAAGACAGGAAACCTCTGGATGCAGCTATAATGGAATTATTTTATTCCACCGGTATCCGTCTTTCAGAATTAATAAATCTCAAAACCAGCAATATTAACTTCGCTAATAAAACGATTAAAGTTTTCGGCAAAGGCTCTAAAGAACGAATCGTTCCGTTCGGAAAAAATGCAGAGCAAAGCATTAACAAATATCTGAAAATCAGACCTGTTCCTGCAGAAGGCAACTCGGATATTTTATTTCTTAGTTCTAACGGCACCAAGTTATATCCAATGCAGGTCAATCGCATTACAAAAAAATCACTTGAAGGCATAACTGAACTCAAAAAAAAATCTCCTCATATTCTCCGCCATACATTTGCTTCTCACTTATTAGATAAGGGAGCAGATATTCGGGCAGTTAAGGACTTGCTAGGTCATGAGTCACTTTCCACAACACAGGTTTATACTCACATTTCTCCTGAAAAACTGAAGAAGGTTTATAAACAATCACATCCAAGAGCCTGA